A window from Calliopsis andreniformis isolate RMS-2024a unplaced genomic scaffold, iyCalAndr_principal scaffold0001, whole genome shotgun sequence encodes these proteins:
- the LOC143186457 gene encoding uncharacterized protein LOC143186457: MLISTSPTLSCLIICTPLSLLRGQNEWKKRTSECKGLSIEQSNLSRDSDSDLVLQKTQLGCVIGESVPVMQHRSRKAFVTNVNFDLRKFWEIEEGPFFSHHSAEEEACETHFVTHKQCVRESRLRALNRSLRNIVALGHMSQSLMFFDVSAKSSSGISLNDTQLIGPTIQDDVFSPLARFRMHAYVIIGDIETIYQQFLVRQEDPPTFELNTVTFGLSSAPFLAIKCLHQLADDKKDIFPTAAGILKKDLYVDDLLMDADTYNDALTLQIEIIKLLKRGELNIRQWISNEPLLLLGLAEDQIHLKQLKLDWDESHPTNFHTKWIAYEKELQHLNDVSEHHVTQHAVRRIELYGFCDASERVYGACSFVRSIDERGHVVCHLLCAKSRVAPLKTVTLARLELCSALLLANLYASVLLKRLWQTVSQTYNQKRILTLALQLAHNSLWCHGLPWLTDSETNWPKSRFEISLEVPELRKITCFTTSTVNSEEILQRFSCINKLRRIVAYCFRILRKHRNNVCLTVEEINQANERIIKLVQASAFATDMQNLSSGAAVYAKSKLLSLSPFLDEKAILRIGGRLQNSNLNFNQKHPILLPKNHHVTDLIIRQAHLDNCHAGINSILYTVTLKY; encoded by the exons ATGTTGATAAGCACAAGTCCAACACTGTCCTGTTTAATCATTTGCACTCCGTTGTCCCTTCTAAGGGGACAAAATGAATGGAAAAAAAGAACCtcggagtgcaaagggttaagcaTCGAGCAATCAAACTTATCACGCGATAGTGATTCGGATCTCGTCCTCCAGAAGACGCAATTAGGATGCGTTATCGGAGAAAGCGTCCCAGTTATGCAACATCGGTCCCGGAAGGCCTTCGTAACCAACGTCAACTTCGATCTGAGAAAATTCTGGGAAATCGAAGAAGGTCCATTCTTTTCACATCATTCGGCTGAAGAGGAGGCTTGCGAGACACATTTTGTAACCCAC AAGCAGTGCGTCAGAGAGTCCCGTTTACGCGCTCTAAATCG GTCATTGAGGAATATCGTTGCGCTCGGTCATATGAGTCAG TCTTTAATGTTTTTTGATGTTTCGGCAAAATCAAGCTCAGGGATATCACTGAACGATACGCAGCTTATCGGCCCTACTATCCAGGACGACGTTTTTTCTCCGTTGGCACGATTTCGTATGCACGCATACGTAATAATCGGTGACATCGAGACAATTTATCAACAGTTTCTTGTGCGTCAAGAAGATCCGC CAACATTCGAGCTAAACACCGTCACTTTCGGGTTATCGTCAGCTCCATTTCTCGCCATCAAGTGCCTTCATCAGCTAGCGGACGACAAAAAGGACATCTTCCCGACAGCAGCCGGTATTCTGAAGAAGGACTTGTACGTTGATGATCTTTTGATGGATGCAGATACATACAATGACGCGTTGACGCTTCAGATCGAAATAATTAAGTTATTGAAACGAGGAGAATTAAACATTCGTCAATGGATTTCGAACGAACCACTCCTCCTATTAGGTCTCGCGGAAGACCAAATACACCTTAAG CAGTTAAAGCTAGATTGGGATGAATCGCATCCAACTAATTTCCACACGAAGTGGATCGCCTACGAGAAAGAGCTGCAGCACCTGAATGATGTTTCCGAGCACCACGTAACGCAACATGCAGTTCGTAGAATCGAACTATACGGATTTTGCGACGCAAGCGAACGTGTATATGGAGCATGCTCCTTCGTGCGATCCATCGATGAACGGGGCCATGTTGTATGTCATCTTCTGTGCGCAAAATCACGCGTTGCCCCACTCAAAACTGTAACTCTTGCGCGTTTAGAACTTTGCAGTGCACTTTTGTTAGCGAATTTGTACGCTTCCGTTC TCTTAAAACGTTTGTGGCAAACCGTATCACAGACATACAATCAAAAACGGATATTAACGCTTG CATTACAGTTGGCACACAATTCATTGTGGTGTCACGGACTACCATGGCTTACCGACAGCGAAACGAACTGGCCGAAGTCACGGTTCGAAATATCATTAGAAGTACCAGAATTGCGGAAGATTACTTGTTTCACGACATCAACCGTAAACAGTGAAGAGATTTTACAACGATTCTCATGTATTAACAAACTTCGCCGAATCGTAGCATATTGCTTCCGTATCCTTCGCAAACATCGAAATAACGTCTGTCTTACTGTCGAAGAAATTAACCAGGCAAATGAACGCATAATCAAACTGGTTCAAGCTTCTGCATTCGCAACAGACATGCAGAATTTAAGTTCGGGTGCTGCTGTATACGCGAAGAGCAAGCTTCTGTCACTGAGTCCTTTCCTTGATGAAAAAGCCATTTTACGAATTGGAGGTCGtcttcaaaattcaaatctGAATTTCAACCAGAAGCATCCTATACTGCTACCCAAAAATCACCATGTAACTGATTTAATTATCCGTCAGGCGCATCTTGATAATTGTCATGCGGGTATAAATTCTATCTTGTATACCGTCACATTAAAATATTGA